One stretch of Tachysurus fulvidraco isolate hzauxx_2018 chromosome 12, HZAU_PFXX_2.0, whole genome shotgun sequence DNA includes these proteins:
- the LOC113641466 gene encoding macrophage mannose receptor 1-like, protein MNSWIGLRKNKGETSFTQWSDGSVLGFSKWKSGQPDNLQQEDCVLMSSEWENQDCSNLYNFFCYTWVPQLIVVQEKKNWEEALVYCRMQYTDLVSLTSATDHFLVNSKSMEFWTPTFWTSLRFMDGSWFWVNDNSLPRPTSLPSRPAKPFRCGARNIATSIWENRDCEEKMNFICYHST, encoded by the exons ATGAACAGCTGGATCGGCCTTAGAAAAAATAAAGGTGAGACAAGCTTTACACAATGGTCTGATGGAAGTGTACTGggattctcaaagtggaaaagTGGGCAACCTGACAATCTTCAGCAGGAAGACTGTGTGCTTATGTCCAGTGAGTGGGAAAATCAAGATTGTTCAAACTTATATAATTTCTTCTGCTACACTTGGGTACCTCAGCTGATTGTGGtgcaggagaagaagaactgggAGGAGGCTCTGGTGTACTGCAGAATGCAATACACTGACCTGGTAAGCCTCACCTCAGCGACAGATCACTTTTTGGTCAATAGCAAAAGTATGGAATTCTGGACTCCCACATTCTGGACAAGTCTACGATTCATGGACGGTTCGTGGTTCTGGGTGAACGATAATTCTCTGCCGAGGCCGACATCATTGCCTTCACGGCCAGCTAAGCCTTTTCGATGTGGAGCACGAAACATTGCAACTAGCATCTGGGAGAACAGAGACTGCGAGGAGAAAATGAACTTCATTTGCTACCATAGCACTTG a